The Salvelinus namaycush isolate Seneca chromosome 1, SaNama_1.0, whole genome shotgun sequence genome has a window encoding:
- the LOC120053857 gene encoding CCN family member 1-like: MFSLVSLRRTVSTLFVLLSSAAVMVESDCPTQCSCGPSQPSCPAGISWVTDACGCCKVCARQFNQDCSPSQPCDHIKGLHCHLGAGGDPERGLCRAEAQGRPCEFNGRVYQHGEDFQPSCQHQCSCMDGVVGCMPLCPQQVLLPDWRCSQPRLARPRGRCCEEWVCDDKNNISEDPEEPPQAALPDPQPLPNHINNQLQAQALAQPRYQASTGVTFRELVSLPRSQVLLSARCFPQTTDWTECSTTCGMGISSRVTNNNAECRLVRETRLCQVRQCDLQLTPAIKRLKKCQRTVRPQEPIRINFAGCSTTRRHRPHTCGSCADGRCCTPSLTRTVRLRFQCPDGEGFTRNVMWIQSCSCKKSCHNHSSPSRPSVSLHNDIHNFRH; encoded by the exons ATGTTTTCTCTGGTTAGTTTGAGACGGACCGTCTCCACACTGTTCGTTCTCCTCTCCAGTGCTGCTGTCATG GTGGAGAGTGACTGTCCTACCCAGTGCTCCTGTGGCCCCTCACAGCCATCGTGCCCAGCGGGCATTAGTTGGGTGACAGACGCCTGCGGCTGCTGTAAGGTGTGTGCCAGGCAGTTCAACCAGGACTGCAGCCCCAGCCAGCCCTGTGACCACATCAAGGGCCTGCACTGCCACCTGGGGGCTGGGGGAGACCCAGAGAGAGGCCTGTGCCGAG CGGAGGCCCAGGGCCGGCCCTGTGAGTTCAACGGGCGTGTCTACCAGCATGGAGAGGACTTCCAGCCCAGCTGCCAGCACCAGTGCAGCTGCATGGACGGGGTGGTGGGCTGCATGCCACTCTGTCCCCAGCAGGTGCTCTTGCCCGACTGGCGCTGCTCCCAGCCAAGGCTGGCACGGCCCCGGGGCCGCTGCTGTGAGGAGTGGGTCTGTGATGACAAAAACAACATCAGTGAGGACCCAGAGGAACCTCCACAGGCAGCCCTACCTGACCCACAACCCCTCCCAAACCacatcaacaaccagctccagGCCCAAGCCCTGGCCCAGCCACGCTATCAGGCCAGCACTGGAGTCACCTTTAGAG AGTTGGTGTCCCTCCCCAGGTCCCAGGTGTTGCTAAGCGCCAGATGCTTCCCTCAGACCACTGATTGGACGGAATGTTCCACCACGTGCGGGATGGGCATCTCAAGCCGGGTGACCAATAACAACGCAGAGTGTCGGCTGGTCAGAGAGACACGACTCTGTCAGGTCCGCCAATGTGACCTGCAGCTTACCCCAGCAATCAAG AGGTTAAAGAAGTGCCAGCGTACAGTGCGCCCCCAGGAGCCAATCAGGATCAACTTTGCTGGCTGCTCCACAACACGCCGCCATCGGCCTCACACCTGTGGCTCCTGTGCGGACGGGCGATGCTGCACCCCTTCACTGACCCGCACCGTCCGCCTGCGCTTCCAATGTCCCGACGGAGAGGGCTTCACACGCAACGTCATGTGGATCCAGAGCTGCAGCTGCAAGAAGAGCTGCCACAATCACAGTTCCCCCTCAAGGCCCTCTGTCAGCCTGCACAACGACATCCACAACTTCAGGCACTGA
- the LOC120053865 gene encoding LIM domain transcription factor LMO4.1-like isoform X1 translates to MVNSQLGGGVASPPRSCAGCGGKIADRFLLFSMERYWHTRCLKCSCCHAQLGDIGNTCYSKGGMILCRSDYIRLFGHSGACSACGQSIPANEMVMRAQGNVYHLKCFTCATCRNRLVPGDRFHYVNGTIFCEHDRPEAALLNSHLPPLQSNPVLPDQKDGLTRTTLGQLCATLWDSRSWPIVIHPEIEPGSEVMPLALRCSALDRCATWDPHHHPPSCLFDQEVIFTCRINFRCVVHIHA, encoded by the exons ATGGTGAACAGTCAGCTGGGTGGGGGTGTGGCGTCACCCCCCAGGTCATGTGCAGGATGCGGGGGGAAGATCGCAGACCGCTTCCTGCTCTTCTCCATGGAGCGCTACTGGCACACACGCTGCCTCAAGTGCTCCTGCTGCCACGCACAGCTAGGCGACATTGGCAACACCTGCTACAGTAAAGGAGGCATGATCCTGTGTAGGAGTGACTATATCAG GTTGTTCGGGCACAGTGGAGCATGCAGCGCCTGTGGCCAGTCGATCCCGGCCAATGAGATGGTTATGAGGGCACAGGGCAATGTGTACCATCTCAAG TGTTTCACCTGTGCCACCTGTAGAAACAGACTGGTGCCAGGCGACCGCTTCCACTATGTTAACGGCACCATCTTCTGTGAGCACGACCGGCCAGAGGCTGCACTGCTCAACAGCCACCTGCCCCCACTCCAGAGTAACCCTGTGCTGCCTGaccagaag gacggcctaacccggacgacgctgggacaattgtgcgccaccctatgggactcccgatcatggccgattgTGATACACCCCGAGATCGAACCAGGTTCTgaagtgatgcctctagcactgagatgcagtgccttagaccgctgcgccacttgggatcCTCATCACCATCCACCATCTTGTCTCTTTGACCAGGAGGTTATTTTTACTTGCAGGATCAACTTCAGATGTGTTGTACATATCCATGCTTGA
- the LOC120053865 gene encoding LIM domain transcription factor LMO4-B-like isoform X2: MVNSQLGGGVASPPRSCAGCGGKIADRFLLFSMERYWHTRCLKCSCCHAQLGDIGNTCYSKGGMILCRSDYIRLFGHSGACSACGQSIPANEMVMRAQGNVYHLKCFTCATCRNRLVPGDRFHYVNGTIFCEHDRPEAALLNSHLPPLQSNPVLPDQKVC, encoded by the exons ATGGTGAACAGTCAGCTGGGTGGGGGTGTGGCGTCACCCCCCAGGTCATGTGCAGGATGCGGGGGGAAGATCGCAGACCGCTTCCTGCTCTTCTCCATGGAGCGCTACTGGCACACACGCTGCCTCAAGTGCTCCTGCTGCCACGCACAGCTAGGCGACATTGGCAACACCTGCTACAGTAAAGGAGGCATGATCCTGTGTAGGAGTGACTATATCAG GTTGTTCGGGCACAGTGGAGCATGCAGCGCCTGTGGCCAGTCGATCCCGGCCAATGAGATGGTTATGAGGGCACAGGGCAATGTGTACCATCTCAAG TGTTTCACCTGTGCCACCTGTAGAAACAGACTGGTGCCAGGCGACCGCTTCCACTATGTTAACGGCACCATCTTCTGTGAGCACGACCGGCCAGAGGCTGCACTGCTCAACAGCCACCTGCCCCCACTCCAGAGTAACCCTGTGCTGCCTGaccagaag GTGTGCTGA